One window of the Marinilactibacillus sp. Marseille-P9653 genome contains the following:
- the opp3b gene encoding oligopeptide ABC transporter permease, whose amino-acid sequence MNHYLKYLGKRVFYMFVTLFLIASITFFLSKLLPGTPYTNQEKLSDQQIEIMNEQYGLNEPTVVQYGIYMGGLVTGDLGTSFQYDNTPVTKLLSTRVGPSLQLGFQAVVLGTFFGIILGVISAMKQNTWIDTSATFVAILGRSIPNFVFAVLLQLIFAVKLGWFPIALWNGGFESSVLPTLALAIGPLADSARFIRTEMVDVLSSDYIELARAKGLSRWIVAFKHGVRNALIPLLTILGPMAVALMTGSMVVENIYAIPGIGEQFVKSILSNDYPTIMGVTILYSAMLVLIILLVDIMYGIVDPRIRVSSEGGN is encoded by the coding sequence ATGAATCATTATTTGAAATATTTAGGAAAACGTGTATTTTACATGTTTGTAACTTTATTTCTAATTGCATCGATTACGTTCTTTCTAAGCAAGTTGCTGCCCGGAACACCCTATACAAATCAAGAAAAATTATCTGATCAGCAAATTGAAATTATGAATGAACAATATGGATTAAACGAACCGACTGTTGTCCAATATGGTATTTACATGGGCGGACTTGTTACAGGAGACTTAGGAACATCTTTTCAATACGATAATACGCCTGTCACAAAACTCTTATCCACTCGAGTTGGTCCTTCTCTTCAATTAGGATTTCAAGCAGTTGTATTAGGGACATTCTTTGGAATCATTCTTGGAGTGATTTCAGCAATGAAACAAAATACGTGGATTGATACATCGGCAACTTTTGTGGCCATTCTTGGTCGATCAATTCCAAACTTCGTATTCGCTGTATTATTACAACTCATATTTGCCGTTAAATTGGGCTGGTTCCCAATTGCGCTTTGGAACGGTGGATTTGAATCCTCTGTGCTACCAACACTCGCTTTAGCAATTGGACCATTGGCAGATTCTGCTCGTTTTATTCGTACAGAAATGGTTGATGTACTCAGCAGTGATTATATTGAACTTGCCAGAGCAAAAGGTCTTAGCCGTTGGATAGTTGCCTTCAAACATGGAGTTAGAAATGCCTTGATTCCATTGCTTACTATTTTAGGGCCCATGGCAGTTGCTTTAATGACCGGTTCAATGGTAGTCGAAAATATTTATGCAATCCCTGGTATTGGAGAGCAATTTGTTAAGTCAATCTTATCAAATGATTATCCGACTATTATGGGTGTAACGATTCTTTACTCTGCTATGTTAGTATTAATCATTCTATTAGTAGATATTATGTATGGTATCGTTGATCCTCGAATTCGTGTATCATCTGAAGGAGGAAATTAA
- a CDS encoding L-threonine 3-dehydrogenase, translating to METILITGALGQIGTALTARLREKFGVNHVIATDIQRPENSTVVENGIFEYLDVTDQLAIEQLVEKYQIDTIIHLAALLSAVAEEKPQLAWELNMGGLMNALEVARIHDLKFFTPSSIGAFGPQTPKVQTPQVTLQRPTTMYGVTKVSGELLCDYYFQKFGVDTRSVRFPGLISYEALPGGGTTDYAVDIYYEALKKQAYTSFIDKGTYMDMMYMPDAVDAIIRLMEVPSENLIHRNAFNVSAMSVCPEDFEKAIRAHIPEFTLDFEVDPIRQTIAESWPNSIDTIQARKEWNFSPEYSLERMTADMLEKLKEKSLS from the coding sequence TTGGAAACCATCTTAATTACTGGCGCACTGGGACAGATCGGAACTGCTCTGACAGCTCGCTTGAGAGAGAAATTTGGAGTAAATCACGTTATCGCAACAGATATTCAAAGACCAGAAAACTCTACTGTTGTCGAAAATGGCATTTTCGAATATCTAGATGTAACGGATCAATTAGCTATAGAGCAATTAGTCGAAAAATATCAAATTGATACAATTATTCATCTAGCAGCTTTGCTGTCTGCGGTAGCGGAAGAAAAGCCTCAGTTAGCCTGGGAATTGAATATGGGTGGATTAATGAACGCACTAGAAGTAGCGCGTATTCATGATTTGAAATTCTTCACGCCTAGTTCAATCGGTGCTTTTGGACCTCAAACCCCTAAAGTACAGACACCACAAGTAACCTTACAACGTCCAACGACTATGTATGGGGTAACGAAGGTAAGTGGAGAATTGCTTTGTGATTATTACTTCCAGAAATTCGGAGTAGATACGAGAAGCGTCCGTTTCCCTGGACTCATTTCTTACGAAGCACTACCAGGTGGTGGAACGACTGATTATGCAGTAGATATTTACTACGAAGCATTGAAAAAACAAGCCTACACCTCTTTTATCGACAAAGGTACCTATATGGATATGATGTACATGCCGGATGCGGTAGACGCTATTATTCGTCTAATGGAAGTACCTTCAGAGAACCTCATTCACCGTAACGCATTCAACGTTAGTGCAATGAGTGTATGTCCAGAAGACTTTGAAAAAGCGATTCGAGCTCATATACCAGAGTTTACTCTAGATTTTGAAGTCGATCCCATTCGTCAGACGATTGCGGAGTCATGGCCGAATTCAATCGATACGATACAAGCTCGTAAAGAATGGAATTTCAGCCCTGAATATTCTCTTGAAAGAATGACAGCAGATATGCTAGAAAAACTAAAAGAAAAATCACTATCTTAA
- a CDS encoding peptide ABC transporter substrate-binding protein — MKNSKLARTLGLTLTSALLLAACGNGGNDSAGESSSEGSEGSNDEQVLHLIETAEIPSMDSTTSTDSVSNNVLNNVNEGLYRQGPENDLQLGMAAEEPTVSEDGLTYTFKIREDATWSNGEPVTANDFVYAWQRLANPETAAEYAYMIDGVVTNASEILTGEMDPSELGATAEDETTFVVELAKPVPYFKDLLTLSMFFPLNEEYVTEQGNDYATNSDTILYNGPFELTDWDGAGLSWSLEKNEDYWDADVVKLDRIDVDAVKETSTALNLYNAGEADRMILTGEYVQTKQGAPDLLSQATSSVFYFKFNQERNGEETPLANENIRKAIAMAFDKQSFSDTVLQNGSLPANGLVPAELAVGPASNEDFRAENGDLLSFDAEQAVEYFETGLDELGVDSLTLEMLGDDTENSKRSLEFMQSQLQSNLPNLTINLRNVPFKVRLDANSKQDYDIQLAGWGADYADPINFLELFETENGNNKSGFSNPEYDALIERAQNDASDLEGRWEAMLEAEQILLDSAGIAPIYQRAYAVLEKDYVQDLVHHLTGADYSYKWAYIEGK; from the coding sequence ATGAAGAACAGCAAACTAGCACGTACTCTAGGATTAACATTAACAAGTGCTTTATTATTAGCAGCTTGTGGTAATGGTGGAAACGACTCTGCCGGAGAATCAAGTTCAGAAGGATCAGAAGGATCAAACGATGAGCAAGTTCTACATTTGATTGAAACAGCTGAAATCCCTTCAATGGATTCTACTACTTCTACAGACTCAGTAAGTAATAACGTACTGAATAACGTAAACGAAGGCCTTTATCGTCAAGGACCTGAAAATGACCTACAATTAGGTATGGCAGCAGAAGAGCCAACTGTAAGCGAAGATGGCTTAACATATACATTTAAAATCAGAGAAGATGCAACTTGGTCAAACGGCGAACCCGTAACAGCAAATGACTTTGTCTATGCTTGGCAACGTCTAGCAAATCCTGAAACAGCAGCAGAATATGCATACATGATCGATGGGGTTGTAACAAACGCTTCAGAAATCCTTACTGGAGAAATGGATCCTTCAGAACTTGGTGCTACTGCTGAAGATGAAACAACTTTTGTAGTTGAACTAGCAAAACCAGTTCCTTACTTTAAAGATCTATTGACACTATCAATGTTCTTCCCACTTAACGAAGAATATGTAACTGAACAAGGAAATGACTACGCAACAAACAGTGATACGATTCTTTATAACGGACCATTTGAGTTAACTGACTGGGATGGCGCTGGGCTTAGCTGGTCATTAGAGAAAAATGAAGATTACTGGGATGCAGATGTTGTAAAACTTGATCGTATCGATGTAGATGCCGTTAAAGAAACTTCAACAGCATTGAACTTATACAATGCCGGTGAAGCAGACCGTATGATCCTTACTGGAGAGTATGTTCAAACAAAACAAGGTGCTCCTGATTTACTATCACAAGCGACGTCTTCTGTATTCTACTTCAAGTTCAACCAAGAACGTAATGGAGAAGAAACACCATTAGCAAATGAAAACATCCGTAAAGCTATTGCAATGGCATTCGACAAACAAAGCTTCTCTGATACAGTTTTACAAAATGGATCTCTTCCAGCAAATGGTTTAGTACCTGCCGAATTAGCAGTTGGACCAGCTTCTAACGAAGATTTCCGTGCTGAAAATGGAGATTTGCTTTCTTTCGACGCTGAACAAGCTGTTGAGTATTTTGAAACAGGTCTTGATGAATTAGGTGTAGATTCACTAACACTTGAAATGCTTGGAGATGACACTGAAAACTCTAAACGTTCATTAGAATTCATGCAATCACAATTACAATCAAACTTACCAAACTTAACAATCAACTTGAGAAACGTACCATTCAAAGTTCGTCTGGATGCTAACTCAAAACAAGATTACGATATTCAACTAGCTGGATGGGGAGCAGATTATGCTGATCCAATCAACTTCTTGGAATTGTTTGAAACAGAAAACGGAAACAACAAATCTGGATTCAGTAACCCTGAATACGATGCTTTAATTGAAAGAGCACAAAACGATGCAAGTGATTTAGAAGGCCGTTGGGAAGCTATGCTAGAAGCGGAACAAATCTTACTAGACTCTGCTGGTATCGCACCAATTTATCAACGTGCGTATGCAGTTCTTGAAAAAGATTACGTTCAAGACCTAGTTCATCACCTAACAGGTGCGGATTACTCATACAAATGGGCTTATATCGAAGGTAAATAA
- a CDS encoding glycine C-acetyltransferase: MTSKTLNQFLESNLNELKEMGLYNEIDTLEGPNGAEITVRGKQLINMSSNNYLGFSNDERLKAKANAATDQYGVGAGAVRSINGTQSIHDELEAKIADFKQTEAAVAFQSGFNCNMGAISAVMNKKDAILSDELNHASIIDGCRLSGAKVIRVKHQDMEDLRAKAKEATESGQYDKVMYITDGVFSMDGDVANLPDIVKIAEEFDLITYVDDAHGSGVMGKGAGTVKHFGLQDKIDFQMGTLSKAVGVVGGYVAGTQNLIDWLKVRARPFLFSTSLTPGAAAACIEAIDIMSASTTEHDRLWENGRYLKAGLDALGFNIGNSETPITPCIIGDEKLTQTFSKRLTEEGVYAKSIVFPTVPRGTGRVRNMPSSAHTKEQLDKVLSIYEKVGNELNVI; encoded by the coding sequence ATGACTAGTAAAACATTGAACCAATTTTTGGAAAGTAATCTAAACGAATTGAAAGAAATGGGATTATATAATGAAATCGATACGCTAGAAGGTCCAAATGGAGCAGAAATTACGGTCAGAGGAAAGCAACTGATCAATATGTCTTCAAACAATTACCTTGGGTTTTCTAATGATGAACGATTGAAAGCAAAAGCGAACGCCGCTACTGATCAATATGGCGTAGGGGCAGGTGCAGTTCGTTCAATTAATGGGACACAAAGTATTCATGATGAACTTGAAGCTAAAATTGCTGATTTCAAGCAGACCGAAGCAGCTGTTGCTTTCCAGTCAGGTTTTAACTGTAACATGGGAGCTATTTCAGCAGTTATGAACAAAAAAGATGCGATTTTATCGGATGAATTAAATCACGCTTCTATTATTGATGGTTGTCGTTTGTCTGGTGCTAAAGTGATTCGAGTCAAACACCAAGATATGGAAGACTTACGTGCTAAAGCAAAAGAAGCTACTGAAAGTGGCCAATATGATAAAGTGATGTATATTACGGACGGTGTCTTCTCAATGGATGGAGATGTAGCCAACTTACCGGATATTGTCAAAATCGCTGAAGAATTTGATTTAATCACTTATGTAGATGATGCTCACGGTTCAGGTGTTATGGGCAAAGGTGCCGGAACAGTTAAGCATTTCGGACTACAAGACAAAATCGATTTCCAGATGGGCACACTTTCTAAAGCTGTTGGTGTTGTTGGTGGTTACGTGGCAGGAACTCAGAATTTGATCGACTGGCTAAAAGTACGTGCCCGTCCGTTCTTATTTTCTACTTCACTAACACCTGGTGCTGCAGCTGCCTGTATTGAAGCAATCGATATCATGTCTGCTTCAACAACAGAACACGACCGTCTATGGGAAAATGGTCGTTACCTGAAAGCTGGACTGGATGCATTAGGCTTCAACATCGGAAATTCTGAAACACCAATCACCCCTTGTATTATTGGTGATGAAAAACTGACTCAGACATTTTCAAAACGATTAACAGAAGAAGGCGTTTATGCTAAATCTATCGTCTTCCCTACTGTTCCAAGAGGTACTGGACGTGTTAGAAATATGCCAAGCTCGGCACATACTAAAGAGCAGTTAGATAAAGTCCTTTCGATTTATGAAAAAGTCGGAAACGAATTAAACGTTATATAA
- a CDS encoding ABC transporter permease — translation MIKSKFSWANMYLIFIFVLLYVPILYLIYYSFNQAGTMNEFTGFTTEHYEALAGDTRLIRIVLDTFRVALLSSLLATIIGTLGAIGIFFVRQRRTQSTILGLNNVLLVSPDVIIGASFLLLFTMAGFRLGFYSVLFSHIAFSIPIVVLMVLPKLQEMNTNMITAAKDLGANNWQVLKSVIIPSIKPGILAGYFMAFTYSIDDFAVTFFVTGNGFATLSVEIYSRARQGISLEINALSTILFIVALGLVSGYYFVQQQQQQRNRKRKLTDIDPTNHQKAVTP, via the coding sequence ATGATCAAGTCTAAATTTAGTTGGGCAAATATGTATCTAATTTTTATCTTTGTTTTGTTATATGTTCCAATTTTATATTTGATATATTATTCTTTCAACCAAGCGGGAACAATGAATGAATTTACGGGGTTTACAACGGAACATTATGAAGCGTTAGCGGGAGATACGAGACTAATTCGTATTGTGCTAGATACATTCAGAGTCGCTTTGCTCTCTTCCTTGCTGGCAACCATTATCGGTACTTTAGGGGCGATTGGAATCTTTTTTGTTAGACAAAGAAGAACACAGTCGACCATACTTGGTCTGAATAACGTTCTACTTGTGTCACCGGATGTTATTATTGGCGCAAGTTTCTTGCTTTTATTTACGATGGCTGGTTTTCGCTTAGGGTTTTATTCTGTATTGTTTTCACATATCGCATTCAGTATTCCAATTGTTGTTTTAATGGTCTTACCTAAATTGCAGGAAATGAATACAAATATGATTACTGCAGCAAAAGATCTAGGAGCAAACAACTGGCAAGTGCTGAAAAGTGTCATTATTCCGAGCATTAAACCAGGCATACTTGCTGGATATTTTATGGCTTTCACTTATTCTATCGATGATTTCGCTGTTACGTTTTTTGTAACCGGAAATGGCTTTGCAACTTTGTCTGTTGAAATTTATTCAAGAGCTCGACAAGGAATCAGTCTAGAGATCAACGCATTGAGTACGATTCTATTCATCGTTGCTCTAGGACTAGTCAGTGGATACTACTTTGTTCAACAGCAACAGCAACAGCGTAACCGCAAACGTAAACTAACCGATATCGATCCAACGAATCATCAGAAGGCGGTGACACCTTAA
- a CDS encoding DUF3899 domain-containing protein, which translates to MRIKLNLVSFTSAVILLIFILEWFLYGEISFLQTTNLFFYPAGLFLILGVFGLVIRSGSFDFFHYSVNRATRLFRKSSSIDDEEKPISHLSSQFGKGYAVLLKIGLILLSISLLSLVGFYLFEQ; encoded by the coding sequence ATGCGCATAAAATTAAATTTAGTAAGCTTTACTAGTGCCGTTATTTTGTTGATTTTTATTCTCGAATGGTTCCTTTATGGAGAAATCAGTTTCCTTCAAACAACTAACTTGTTCTTTTACCCCGCAGGATTATTTCTAATCCTTGGCGTGTTTGGTTTAGTCATTCGTTCAGGATCTTTTGACTTTTTCCATTATAGCGTGAATAGAGCCACTCGCCTGTTTCGTAAATCAAGTTCAATAGATGACGAAGAGAAACCAATCTCTCACTTGTCTAGTCAATTCGGTAAAGGATACGCCGTTTTACTCAAAATCGGTCTGATTTTGTTGAGTATCTCTCTACTATCTTTAGTAGGATTTTATTTGTTTGAACAATAA
- a CDS encoding Gfo/Idh/MocA family protein has product MKIGVIGLGTIAQKAYLPVMMTEHQTVEWHLSTRNQDKLKEIGEKYRIPAEQLHTSWEDLLDIGLDAVFIHTPTPTHAEIIEKMIDNGIHVFVDKPISADLEETKALIERSRKANVLLTAGFNRRFAPRVKELKAIEDKNMVYFQKNQGNYTKHSSRYRIYDMMIHPVDTALHMIDEPVRMINSGLVGSDDFFKRAWVILETDSTHIMVSINAESGARLETMEVQSPTQTARVENLSEWTRYDEEKTVSRSFGDWDHTLYKRGFSSMIEAFLEAVRTNGENPVSLESSLVSHEVCETILRNANL; this is encoded by the coding sequence ATGAAAATTGGGGTAATCGGATTAGGCACCATCGCTCAAAAAGCTTATTTACCAGTTATGATGACAGAGCACCAAACTGTGGAGTGGCATCTTTCTACTAGAAATCAAGACAAGCTAAAGGAAATAGGTGAAAAATACCGAATTCCTGCAGAACAGTTACATACAAGTTGGGAAGATTTACTCGACATAGGTTTGGATGCCGTATTTATCCATACACCCACACCAACTCATGCTGAGATTATTGAAAAAATGATTGATAATGGCATACATGTATTCGTCGATAAACCAATCAGTGCAGATCTTGAAGAAACAAAAGCATTGATTGAACGTTCTCGTAAAGCAAATGTGCTATTAACAGCTGGATTTAATAGAAGATTTGCTCCAAGAGTAAAAGAACTCAAAGCAATTGAAGATAAAAATATGGTTTACTTCCAGAAGAACCAAGGGAATTATACAAAACACTCTTCTAGATATAGAATCTACGACATGATGATTCATCCTGTAGATACAGCACTCCATATGATTGATGAGCCTGTAAGAATGATCAATTCAGGCCTTGTAGGGTCAGATGATTTCTTTAAGCGTGCATGGGTCATTCTGGAAACTGATTCCACGCATATTATGGTCTCGATAAACGCTGAGTCAGGCGCTAGACTGGAAACGATGGAAGTTCAAAGTCCAACGCAAACAGCGCGAGTAGAAAATCTTTCAGAGTGGACAAGATATGATGAAGAAAAAACAGTCAGCAGATCTTTTGGTGACTGGGATCACACCCTTTATAAAAGAGGATTTTCTTCTATGATCGAAGCTTTTCTTGAAGCCGTTCGTACGAATGGAGAAAATCCAGTATCGCTTGAGTCTTCTTTAGTTAGTCATGAAGTTTGCGAAACGATTTTAAGAAATGCCAATTTATAA
- a CDS encoding ABC transporter ATP-binding protein — MILKGVSFDLEKGKFYTLLGPSGCGKSTILNLIAGFTQATSGSIVLDGKKVNELPPDKRKVNTVFQDYALFPHMNVFDNVAFGLKIKKLPKSQIKEKVTEALRSVRLTGFETREISEMSGGQRQRVAIARALVNEPEILLLDEPLSALDLKLRTEMQYELRELQQRLGITFIFVTHDQEEALAMSDKIFVMKEGEIVQSGTPIDIYDEPLNNYVADFIGESNIVAGKMIQDYKVEFAGKVFDCVDGGMPENEEIEIVIRPEDLVVTRPALGNLKVIVQSQLFRGVHYEIIGEDPEGNEWMVHTTRKAEVGDEIGLAFEPRDIHIMRLGETEEAFNQRLADYAVNNGTSVQEAIESEKGVELNYDL; from the coding sequence ATGATACTAAAAGGTGTTTCATTCGATTTAGAAAAAGGAAAATTTTATACCTTGCTGGGTCCATCAGGGTGCGGTAAATCTACTATCTTGAATTTGATTGCTGGCTTCACTCAAGCGACTTCAGGTTCGATTGTATTGGATGGTAAAAAAGTGAATGAATTGCCTCCAGATAAACGTAAAGTAAATACTGTTTTTCAGGATTATGCTCTATTTCCTCATATGAATGTGTTTGACAATGTAGCGTTTGGATTGAAAATCAAAAAACTGCCTAAAAGTCAGATAAAAGAAAAAGTAACGGAAGCATTAAGATCCGTTAGATTGACTGGTTTTGAGACGAGAGAAATCTCTGAAATGTCAGGCGGACAACGCCAGCGGGTAGCCATTGCAAGAGCCCTTGTAAACGAACCAGAGATTTTACTTTTAGATGAACCGTTGTCTGCTCTAGATTTAAAATTAAGAACAGAGATGCAGTATGAATTAAGAGAACTGCAGCAACGACTAGGCATTACCTTTATTTTTGTGACGCATGATCAAGAAGAAGCATTGGCTATGAGTGACAAAATCTTTGTCATGAAAGAAGGCGAAATTGTTCAAAGTGGTACACCAATTGATATCTATGATGAACCACTTAATAATTATGTAGCTGATTTTATTGGTGAAAGCAATATTGTTGCCGGTAAGATGATTCAAGACTATAAAGTAGAATTCGCTGGGAAAGTTTTTGATTGTGTTGACGGTGGGATGCCAGAAAACGAAGAAATTGAAATTGTGATTAGACCAGAAGACCTTGTGGTTACAAGACCAGCTCTTGGAAATCTCAAAGTGATCGTTCAGTCTCAGCTATTTAGAGGTGTACACTATGAAATCATCGGAGAAGATCCAGAAGGAAACGAATGGATGGTTCATACGACTCGTAAAGCAGAGGTTGGAGACGAAATTGGTTTGGCATTTGAGCCTAGAGATATCCATATTATGAGATTAGGAGAGACAGAAGAAGCGTTCAACCAGCGTTTAGCAGATTACGCCGTAAATAACGGGACGAGCGTACAAGAAGCGATCGAAAGTGAAAAAGGAGTGGAGCTGAATTATGACCTCTAA
- a CDS encoding ABC transporter permease, protein MTSKQNKWLFFPYFIWIALFVFIPVGLLIYQSFIGLNGTFTISNFVTYFTSTTYLKMTAQSFLYAFIITLITLCISYPTAYFLTQTRRKDLWMLLLILPTWINVLLKAYAFIGLLSQQGSANTFFDWIGVGRQQLLFTNASFLLVATYIEIPFMLLPIYNAIEEIHPSVIHASRDLGANTWETFKNVIFPLSLSGVRSGIQVVFIPSLSLFMLTRLIGGNRVITLGTAIEQHFLVTQNWGMGSTIGIVLIVLMILTMVLTSGRKKGVRKS, encoded by the coding sequence ATGACCTCTAAACAGAATAAATGGCTCTTTTTTCCTTATTTTATCTGGATAGCATTGTTTGTATTTATCCCAGTAGGCTTACTTATTTATCAGTCATTTATTGGTTTGAATGGAACCTTTACGATTTCGAATTTTGTCACTTACTTTACTTCAACAACTTATCTTAAAATGACGGCACAATCTTTTCTCTATGCATTTATTATTACCTTAATCACGCTTTGCATCAGTTACCCGACAGCCTATTTTTTAACACAAACAAGACGAAAAGATTTATGGATGCTCTTATTGATTTTACCGACTTGGATCAATGTATTATTAAAGGCCTATGCTTTTATTGGCTTACTGAGTCAACAAGGGAGTGCGAATACGTTCTTTGACTGGATAGGGGTAGGACGTCAGCAACTGTTGTTTACGAATGCTAGTTTTCTTCTAGTGGCTACCTATATTGAGATTCCTTTTATGCTACTACCAATCTATAATGCGATTGAAGAGATTCATCCTTCTGTGATTCATGCAAGTAGAGATCTTGGAGCGAATACTTGGGAAACCTTTAAAAACGTTATTTTCCCGTTATCCCTCTCAGGTGTCCGAAGTGGAATACAAGTTGTCTTTATCCCGTCTCTTTCACTATTTATGCTGACTAGGTTGATTGGTGGAAACCGGGTGATTACTTTAGGTACAGCAATTGAACAACACTTCTTAGTGACACAAAACTGGGGGATGGGATCAACGATTGGGATTGTTCTGATCGTATTGATGATTCTAACGATGGTCCTTACTTCAGGACGTAAGAAAGGAGTCCGTAAATCATGA
- a CDS encoding PotD/PotF family extracellular solute-binding protein, translating to MKQLIQLALAVLGITGILYLGSFFIEHSQGASGADTLNIFNWGDYIDPELLEQFEEESGYRVVYETFDSNESMYTKVQQGGTAYDLTIPSEYMIERMIEEDLVLPMDHSKITGLENIDSEFLNQPFDPNNQFSIPYFWGTLGIVYNEQMVDEEDITSWSDLWNPEFRESILFIDGAREVIGIGLQTQGYSLNSKNDEELNEAFELLRGLAPNAKALVADEIKMYMIQEEAPVAVTFSGEAADMMWENESLHYILPEEGSNLWFDNMVIPKTAQNTEAAYAFINFMLQPEVAAQNADYIGYSTPNKAAMDLLPEETTEDEQFYPSAETIEKLEVYENLGPEYIEKYNDLFLEFKMLR from the coding sequence ATGAAACAGTTAATTCAATTAGCTTTAGCTGTATTGGGGATAACGGGCATACTCTATTTGGGTAGTTTTTTCATCGAACATTCCCAAGGTGCAAGTGGAGCAGATACGCTAAATATCTTTAACTGGGGAGATTATATCGATCCAGAATTGCTTGAACAGTTTGAAGAAGAATCGGGTTACCGAGTGGTTTATGAAACCTTTGACTCCAATGAGTCGATGTATACAAAAGTTCAGCAAGGCGGAACAGCGTATGACCTGACGATTCCAAGTGAATATATGATCGAAAGAATGATTGAAGAAGATCTCGTTTTACCAATGGACCATTCCAAAATTACTGGTTTAGAAAATATTGATTCAGAATTTCTCAATCAGCCATTCGATCCTAATAATCAGTTTTCAATTCCTTACTTCTGGGGAACTTTGGGGATTGTTTATAATGAACAAATGGTGGATGAAGAAGATATTACTTCTTGGAGTGATTTATGGAATCCTGAATTCAGAGAAAGTATTTTGTTTATTGACGGGGCGCGAGAAGTTATTGGAATTGGCTTACAGACTCAAGGTTATTCATTGAATTCGAAAAATGATGAAGAATTGAATGAAGCCTTTGAATTGCTTCGTGGTCTTGCGCCAAATGCTAAGGCGTTAGTTGCAGATGAAATCAAAATGTATATGATTCAAGAAGAAGCGCCCGTTGCGGTGACGTTTTCTGGAGAAGCGGCTGATATGATGTGGGAAAATGAATCGTTACATTACATTCTACCTGAAGAAGGATCCAACTTATGGTTTGACAATATGGTGATTCCTAAGACAGCGCAAAATACAGAAGCGGCTTATGCCTTTATTAATTTTATGTTGCAGCCAGAAGTTGCTGCTCAGAATGCTGATTATATTGGGTACAGTACGCCAAATAAAGCAGCCATGGATTTGCTTCCGGAAGAAACAACGGAAGACGAGCAATTTTATCCATCTGCTGAAACCATTGAAAAATTAGAAGTGTACGAAAATCTTGGACCTGAATACATTGAAAAATATAATGACTTGTTCCTGGAATTCAAAATGCTTAGATAA
- the rpiA gene encoding ribose-5-phosphate isomerase RpiA encodes MNLKKLVGYKAAEFIEDGMTVGLGTGSTAYYMVEALGKRVNEEGLNIVGVTTSIRTTAQAADLNIPLKSIDDVEKIDITIDGADEISNTYQGIKGGGAAHLFEKTVANLSDKNIWIVDESKLVEELGAFPLPVEVVHFGSGQLFKKFDQKGYKPSWRLDEEGEKLVTDSGNLIIDLHMEIIKDPESLATWLDSLTGVVEHGLFLNCVDTIIVGTQEGAIVEQVDRG; translated from the coding sequence ATGAATCTAAAAAAGTTAGTAGGATATAAAGCGGCAGAATTTATTGAAGACGGCATGACGGTTGGTCTTGGAACAGGATCAACGGCTTATTACATGGTAGAAGCCCTTGGTAAAAGAGTGAACGAAGAAGGATTAAACATCGTTGGTGTAACGACATCTATTCGAACAACAGCGCAAGCAGCTGATTTGAATATTCCGTTAAAAAGTATAGATGATGTTGAAAAAATTGATATAACCATTGATGGAGCAGATGAAATTTCAAATACTTATCAAGGCATTAAAGGTGGCGGAGCGGCTCACTTATTTGAAAAAACAGTGGCCAACCTTTCAGATAAAAATATCTGGATCGTAGATGAAAGCAAACTAGTAGAAGAGCTTGGTGCTTTTCCATTACCAGTAGAAGTGGTTCATTTTGGTTCTGGACAATTGTTCAAGAAGTTTGATCAAAAAGGCTACAAACCTTCTTGGAGACTAGACGAAGAAGGTGAAAAATTAGTCACGGATTCAGGTAACTTGATTATTGATCTTCATATGGAAATCATTAAGGATCCTGAATCATTAGCGACTTGGTTGGATTCTTTAACAGGTGTAGTGGAGCATGGATTGTTTTTGAATTGTGTCGACACGATCATCGTAGGGACACAAGAAGGTGCAATTGTAGAACAAGTTGATAGAGGATAA